A section of the Microbacterium sp. MM2322 genome encodes:
- the lpdA gene encoding dihydrolipoyl dehydrogenase — protein MPHYDVVILGAGPGGYVAAVRSAQLGLSTAIIEEKYWGGVCLNVGCIPSKALLKNADLAHTFLHKADLFGISGDVSFDFGVAWDRSRKVADTHVKGIHFLMKKNKVTEYDGRGSFLDAKTIEVTKADGSKETVTADNVIISTGSTVRLLPGVTLSENVVTYEEQILTRELPNSIVIVGAGAIGMEFAFFMSNYGVKVTIIEFLDRALPNEDAEVSKEIQRQYKKYGIDILTSTKVESVVDSGDKVTVSYSANADGAKGEIEADKVLMSIGFAPRVEGFGLEKTGVKLTDRGAIDIDDHMRTNVEGVYAIGDVTAKLQLAHVAEAQGVVAAETIGKAETQTLGDYRNMPRATFCSPQVASFGLTEQQARDAGYDVKVAKFPFSANGKANGLGEPVGFVKLIADAEHLELLGGHLIGPDVSELLPELTLAQKWDLTALEAARNVHTHPTLSEGLQEAFHGLAGHMINL, from the coding sequence ATGCCTCACTACGACGTCGTCATCCTCGGTGCCGGCCCCGGCGGCTATGTCGCGGCCGTCCGCTCGGCACAGCTCGGACTGTCCACCGCCATCATCGAAGAGAAGTACTGGGGCGGTGTCTGCCTCAACGTCGGCTGCATCCCCTCCAAGGCTCTCTTGAAGAACGCCGATCTGGCGCACACCTTCCTGCACAAGGCCGACCTCTTCGGCATCAGCGGCGACGTCAGCTTCGATTTCGGTGTCGCCTGGGACCGCAGCCGCAAGGTCGCCGACACCCACGTCAAAGGCATCCACTTCTTGATGAAGAAGAACAAGGTGACCGAGTACGACGGGCGCGGATCGTTCCTGGACGCGAAGACCATCGAGGTCACGAAGGCCGACGGCTCGAAGGAGACCGTCACCGCCGACAACGTCATCATCTCCACCGGGTCGACCGTGCGACTGCTGCCGGGGGTCACCCTCAGCGAGAACGTCGTCACCTACGAGGAGCAGATCCTCACCCGTGAGCTGCCGAACTCGATCGTCATCGTGGGCGCCGGCGCCATCGGCATGGAGTTCGCGTTCTTCATGAGCAACTACGGCGTCAAGGTCACGATCATCGAGTTCCTCGACCGTGCCCTGCCGAACGAGGACGCCGAGGTCTCGAAGGAGATCCAGCGCCAGTACAAGAAGTACGGCATCGACATCCTCACCTCGACCAAGGTCGAGTCCGTCGTCGACTCCGGCGACAAGGTCACCGTCTCGTACTCCGCCAACGCCGACGGGGCGAAGGGCGAGATCGAGGCCGACAAGGTCCTCATGTCGATCGGCTTCGCGCCGCGCGTCGAGGGCTTCGGCCTCGAGAAGACCGGTGTGAAGCTCACCGACCGTGGCGCGATCGACATCGACGACCACATGCGCACCAACGTCGAAGGCGTCTACGCGATCGGCGACGTCACCGCGAAGCTGCAGCTCGCCCACGTCGCCGAGGCGCAGGGCGTCGTCGCCGCGGAGACCATCGGCAAGGCCGAGACCCAGACGCTCGGCGACTACCGCAACATGCCGCGCGCGACGTTCTGCTCGCCGCAGGTCGCTTCGTTCGGACTCACCGAGCAGCAGGCTCGCGACGCCGGGTACGACGTGAAGGTCGCGAAGTTCCCGTTCTCGGCCAACGGCAAGGCCAACGGCCTGGGAGAGCCGGTCGGCTTCGTGAAGCTGATCGCGGATGCCGAGCACCTCGAACTCCTCGGCGGTCACCTCATCGGACCCGACGTGTCGGAGCTCCTGCCCGAGCTGACGCTGGCCCAGAAGTGGGACCTCACGGCGCTCGAGGCCGCACGCAACGTGCACACCCACCCGACGCTGTCGGAAGGCCTGCAGGAGGCCTTCCACGGCCTCGCCGGCCACATGATCAACCTCTGA
- a CDS encoding copper resistance CopC family protein, with protein sequence MSSTSRRAPRLAGALVGAAIGALLMFAPASSAAAHDELLASDPSPDALLGTSPDKITLTLSDAPSTEPGATRFAVFDEECAPIGIGDPIVEGNTVAQRISGPVEGAVLVQWKAVSSDGHPISDEYSFSVGEVGKVEAVEQCGESAAERAEGSTEGFNAVPYAVGGAIIFTAVGVVIAVAIVRGRQGATKE encoded by the coding sequence ATGTCCTCCACCTCACGACGCGCCCCCCGCCTCGCCGGCGCCCTCGTCGGAGCGGCCATCGGCGCGCTTCTGATGTTCGCGCCTGCGTCCTCGGCCGCAGCCCACGATGAGCTGCTTGCGTCCGATCCATCGCCGGACGCGCTCCTGGGGACGTCACCGGACAAGATCACCCTCACGCTGAGCGACGCGCCGTCGACCGAACCGGGTGCCACCCGTTTCGCCGTCTTCGACGAGGAGTGCGCCCCGATCGGCATCGGCGATCCGATCGTGGAAGGCAACACCGTCGCTCAGCGCATCAGCGGACCCGTCGAGGGTGCCGTCCTCGTGCAGTGGAAGGCGGTCTCGAGCGACGGACATCCCATCTCCGACGAGTACTCGTTCTCCGTCGGCGAGGTCGGCAAGGTCGAAGCCGTAGAGCAATGCGGCGAGTCCGCCGCGGAGCGAGCGGAGGGGTCGACCGAGGGATTCAACGCCGTCCCGTACGCGGTCGGCGGAGCCATCATCTTCACCGCCGTCGGCGTCGTGATCGCCGTCGCGATCGTTCGCGGTCGACAGGGCGCCACGAAGGAATGA